From Aliarcobacter butzleri, the proteins below share one genomic window:
- a CDS encoding CDP-alcohol phosphatidyltransferase family protein, producing the protein MKDSNRRPLKVRGSVWSQKFASYLSKKDITPNQISIGSIVASFIASIFILFISNDNFFTIWISPILAALFIQMRLLCNLFDGMVALEGGKSTKSGELFNDIPDRVSDSLLFIALGYSITNISFGIELGYLAALFAALTAYVRVLGASMQAGSCFKGPMAKQHRMAILTIALILTPFELSLFATDYILIITLFVIAIGSFLTIINRTKTIYNTLEGK; encoded by the coding sequence ATGAAAGATAGTAATAGAAGACCATTAAAAGTTAGAGGAAGTGTTTGGAGCCAAAAATTTGCAAGTTATTTAAGCAAAAAAGATATTACTCCAAATCAAATATCAATAGGTAGTATAGTTGCTTCTTTTATAGCTTCAATTTTTATATTGTTTATTTCAAATGATAATTTTTTTACTATTTGGATTTCACCAATATTAGCTGCATTGTTTATACAAATGCGATTATTATGTAATTTATTTGATGGAATGGTTGCTCTTGAAGGTGGAAAAAGTACAAAATCAGGTGAGTTATTTAATGATATTCCAGATAGAGTTTCTGATAGTTTACTTTTTATAGCTTTAGGATATTCAATAACAAATATATCTTTTGGAATAGAACTTGGATATTTAGCAGCACTTTTTGCAGCTTTAACAGCTTATGTGAGAGTTTTAGGTGCAAGTATGCAAGCTGGAAGTTGTTTTAAAGGACCAATGGCAAAACAACATAGAATGGCTATTTTGACAATAGCTTTAATATTAACACCGTTTGAATTATCACTTTTTGCTACAGATTATATTTTAATAATTACATTGTTTGTAATAGCAATTGGTTCATTTTTAACAATAATCAATAGAACAAAGACTATTTATAACACTTTAGAAGGAAAATAA
- a CDS encoding phosphatidate cytidylyltransferase, which produces MFDIAQNSLYAMILTIAVLVISTLIYQYKKVKNPNKDFKELGLRIKSWWWMIGIVFLALSISLKSALIFFAFLSFLSLKEFLSIVSVRYVDRRAIFWAYLSIPLQYYWISIGWYGMFIIFIPVYLFLFIPIRLVLIGETSGFIKSASIIQWATMLTVFSISHIAYLMALPVHNSLAGNIGPVLFLLIMTQFNDVSQYVFGKLFGKHKIIPKVSPNKTWEGFLGGVFSVTLISGIVAPYLTPLDMSYGFMAGFIISCIGFFGDVVISSVKRDIGIKDTGTFIPGHGGILDRIDSLMYTAPVFFHFLYYVSY; this is translated from the coding sequence ATGTTTGATATTGCACAAAATTCATTATATGCAATGATTCTTACCATTGCAGTTTTAGTTATATCAACTTTGATATATCAATATAAAAAAGTTAAAAATCCAAATAAGGATTTTAAAGAATTGGGGTTAAGAATAAAATCTTGGTGGTGGATGATAGGAATAGTTTTTTTAGCATTAAGTATTAGTCTAAAATCAGCTTTAATCTTTTTTGCCTTTTTATCATTTTTATCTCTAAAAGAGTTTTTATCAATAGTTTCTGTTAGATATGTGGATAGAAGAGCTATTTTTTGGGCTTATTTATCTATTCCTTTACAATATTATTGGATTAGTATTGGTTGGTATGGAATGTTTATCATATTTATTCCTGTTTATCTGTTTTTATTTATACCTATAAGATTGGTTTTGATTGGAGAAACAAGTGGTTTTATAAAATCAGCAAGTATAATCCAATGGGCAACAATGCTAACAGTTTTTAGTATAAGTCATATAGCTTATCTTATGGCATTGCCAGTTCATAATAGTTTAGCTGGGAATATTGGTCCAGTTTTATTTTTATTGATAATGACACAGTTTAATGACGTTTCACAATATGTTTTTGGAAAATTATTTGGAAAACATAAGATTATTCCAAAAGTTAGTCCAAATAAAACATGGGAAGGATTTTTAGGTGGTGTTTTTAGTGTTACATTAATCTCTGGAATAGTTGCTCCTTATTTAACACCTTTAGATATGTCTTATGGATTTATGGCAGGATTTATTATCTCTTGCATTGGATTTTTTGGAGATGTAGTAATTTCAAGTGTAAAAAGAGATATTGGAATAAAAGATACAGGTACATTTATTCCTGGACATGGTGGAATTTTAGATAGAATTGATAGTTTAATGTACACAGCACCTGTTTTTTTCCATTTCTTATATTATGTGAGTTATTAA
- a CDS encoding lysophospholipid acyltransferase family protein encodes MKRVVKVLFFAFIVKPIVFVVLGLNIKGREKLPLEGGAVIAPNHNSHLDTLVIMSLYPLSKIDKIRPVAAADYFMRNKFVSWISTYCIGIIPLDRTGASSQEELFKEPHEALDNKDILILFPEGSRGKPEQMTRLKKGLFYLLKDKKDIPIIPIAMQGLGNSLPKGEALFVPFNCQVVIGESIDIPENSQTLNETLKDFFETNLKQIS; translated from the coding sequence ATGAAAAGAGTTGTTAAAGTTTTATTTTTTGCTTTTATAGTAAAACCAATTGTATTTGTTGTTTTAGGTTTAAATATCAAAGGAAGAGAAAAGTTACCTTTAGAAGGTGGAGCAGTTATTGCTCCTAATCATAATAGTCATTTGGATACTTTGGTAATTATGAGTTTATACCCTTTATCTAAAATAGATAAAATTCGACCAGTTGCCGCAGCAGATTATTTTATGAGAAATAAATTTGTATCTTGGATTTCAACTTATTGTATAGGTATAATTCCTTTAGATAGAACGGGTGCAAGTTCTCAAGAAGAATTATTCAAAGAACCACATGAAGCTTTAGATAATAAAGATATTTTAATACTATTTCCAGAAGGAAGTAGGGGAAAACCTGAACAGATGACAAGATTGAAAAAAGGATTATTTTATTTATTAAAAGATAAAAAAGATATACCAATTATTCCTATTGCAATGCAAGGATTAGGTAACTCTTTACCAAAAGGTGAAGCTTTATTTGTACCTTTTAATTGTCAAGTAGTTATTGGTGAATCTATAGATATTCCTGAGAATTCTCAAACTTTGAATGAAACTTTAAAAGATTTTTTTGAAACAAATCTAAAACAAATTAGTTAA
- a CDS encoding acyl-[ACP]--phospholipid O-acyltransferase, producing the protein MKKIDNLLIIKIAFLFVVFCNAVVDVSHKVLLQNIAFKIFDGTTQVIWVSIINVLLIIPFLLLFTFSGYLSDKYNKKDILVYGALSSFLLASLMIAAYISGNFYFAMFALFLLAIQSAIYGPAKLGLILDIYGKKNLSRGNAALQAISIIAILFAIGVTSFVFEKFYNLNNLQNITSKDELLLAILPLTYYILPVAFLEMVVSFLFLRRVNTNYVKNETISLNKQEFFKGRLLINNIKNIYSQNVIFLSVIGLSVFYGVSQGVIAVFPSFAKMYLNIHDVFVINGVIAASGIGIAIGSIIYSRVSKFYIEVGTIPFASFGMATMIYISTIVETPFMLTLTFLVFGIFGGMFVVPLNSLIQFNAKKKFLGTILAGNNWFQSLFMFLMLCITTIVSFYDLDPLNTIYLILSIIVIGTLYTVYKLPQSLLLLFLKAFVGLKYKLEVDGIKNIPSQGGVLLLGNHVSWIDWAIILMAVPREVKFVMDKTIYNKWYLTWLLKMFKCIPISNESSKSSMQIIAKELDDGNIVVLFPEGAITRNGHLGEFKRGFEKILEFTTNEEIKVIPFYIRGLWESMFSRANKRFKDSNKTNRVTVSFARMMNKNDANAISIKNEVFELSAKSWKEHINHLKPLNEVIFDRLKEVSNEIIFADSTNTQLSGYRFLTASILFKNLLKKDLKEQNIALLLPSSVAGAFMNYMVLLMGKTAINLNYTSQVEALKSAIIQSQTKSVITSKKFVEKLKLKGFKIDEVLENVNVFYMEDLKTKISKKQGIITLICVKLLPSFILKWLFLTKTKKDDTAMILFSSGSEGSPKGIELSGDNILGNAQQIANIINVNNKDAILGSLPLFHAFGIVVNTYLPLIEGIKCVAHPDPTDGLEIAKLIFKHKVTFMCGTSTFFRLYVRNQKIHPLMFESLRLVIAGAEKLREDVKIDFKKRFGKDILEGFGTTETSPVATCNLPNVMAPDFTVQIGQKAGTVGMAIPGTTIKIVDPMSFEELKPNEEGMIVISGIQVMKGYLGNEEKTKEVLKTIKGKTYYITGDKGKVDEDGFLTIIDRYSRFAKLGGEMVSLTSVEDKISKILELKEDSSVDFIATNVEDEKKGEKIVLLISNIDEDFVANLKEKILNNFDNKLMIPSEIKIVKDIPKLGSGKKDFNASKLLAKG; encoded by the coding sequence ATGAAAAAAATAGATAATTTATTAATAATAAAAATTGCATTTTTATTTGTAGTTTTTTGTAATGCTGTTGTTGATGTATCTCATAAAGTTTTACTTCAAAATATTGCTTTTAAAATTTTTGATGGAACAACACAAGTTATTTGGGTATCAATTATAAATGTTTTATTGATTATCCCTTTTTTACTTTTGTTCACATTTAGTGGATATTTATCAGATAAATATAATAAAAAAGATATTTTGGTATATGGTGCATTATCATCTTTTTTATTAGCAAGTTTGATGATAGCTGCTTATATTAGTGGGAATTTTTATTTTGCAATGTTTGCTTTATTTTTATTAGCAATTCAAAGTGCCATTTATGGACCTGCAAAACTTGGATTGATTCTTGATATTTATGGTAAAAAAAATCTATCAAGAGGAAATGCAGCACTTCAAGCAATATCTATAATAGCAATATTATTTGCTATTGGTGTTACTTCATTTGTATTTGAAAAATTTTATAACTTAAATAATCTTCAAAATATAACTTCTAAAGATGAATTATTATTAGCAATTTTACCTTTGACTTATTATATTTTACCAGTTGCATTTTTAGAGATGGTAGTTTCGTTTTTATTTTTAAGAAGAGTTAATACAAATTATGTAAAAAATGAGACAATATCTTTAAACAAACAAGAATTTTTTAAAGGTAGATTATTAATAAATAATATAAAAAATATCTATTCTCAAAATGTAATATTTTTATCAGTAATTGGTTTATCAGTATTTTATGGAGTTTCTCAAGGAGTAATTGCAGTTTTTCCATCTTTTGCAAAAATGTATCTAAATATCCATGATGTTTTTGTAATAAATGGAGTTATCGCAGCTTCTGGAATAGGTATTGCTATTGGGTCAATAATTTATTCAAGAGTTTCAAAGTTCTATATTGAAGTAGGAACTATTCCTTTTGCATCATTTGGAATGGCTACAATGATATATATTTCAACTATTGTTGAAACTCCTTTTATGTTAACTCTTACTTTTTTAGTATTTGGTATTTTTGGTGGAATGTTTGTAGTTCCTTTAAACTCTTTAATACAATTTAATGCAAAAAAGAAATTCTTAGGAACTATTTTAGCAGGGAATAATTGGTTTCAATCTTTATTTATGTTTTTAATGCTTTGTATAACTACGATAGTATCTTTTTATGATTTAGATCCATTAAATACAATTTATCTAATTTTATCAATTATTGTAATAGGAACTTTATACACAGTTTATAAATTGCCACAATCTTTACTTTTATTATTTTTAAAAGCTTTTGTTGGTTTAAAATATAAACTTGAAGTTGATGGAATAAAAAATATTCCTTCTCAAGGTGGAGTTTTACTTTTAGGAAATCACGTCTCTTGGATTGATTGGGCAATTATTTTGATGGCAGTTCCAAGAGAAGTAAAATTTGTAATGGATAAAACTATTTATAATAAATGGTATTTAACTTGGCTTTTAAAGATGTTTAAATGTATTCCAATTTCAAATGAATCGTCAAAATCATCTATGCAAATTATTGCAAAAGAGTTAGATGATGGTAATATAGTTGTACTTTTCCCTGAAGGCGCAATTACTAGAAATGGGCATTTAGGAGAATTTAAAAGAGGCTTTGAAAAAATCTTAGAATTTACTACAAATGAAGAGATAAAAGTAATTCCTTTTTATATAAGAGGACTTTGGGAATCTATGTTTAGTAGGGCAAACAAAAGATTTAAAGATTCAAATAAAACAAATAGAGTAACAGTATCTTTTGCAAGAATGATGAATAAAAATGATGCAAATGCAATAAGTATAAAAAATGAAGTTTTTGAACTATCTGCTAAATCTTGGAAAGAACATATAAATCATTTAAAACCTTTAAATGAAGTTATTTTTGATAGATTAAAAGAAGTTTCAAATGAGATAATTTTTGCTGATTCAACAAATACACAATTGAGTGGTTATAGATTTCTAACTGCTTCAATTTTATTTAAAAATTTACTAAAAAAAGATTTAAAAGAACAAAATATAGCATTACTACTTCCTTCAAGTGTAGCTGGAGCATTTATGAATTACATGGTTTTATTGATGGGAAAAACAGCAATAAATCTAAACTATACAAGTCAAGTTGAAGCCTTAAAATCTGCAATTATTCAATCTCAAACAAAAAGTGTAATAACTTCAAAGAAATTTGTTGAAAAACTAAAATTAAAAGGTTTTAAAATTGATGAGGTTTTAGAAAATGTAAATGTTTTTTATATGGAAGATTTAAAAACAAAAATATCTAAAAAACAAGGAATAATAACTCTAATTTGCGTAAAATTACTTCCAAGTTTTATTTTAAAATGGCTTTTCTTAACTAAAACAAAAAAAGATGATACAGCTATGATTTTATTTTCTTCAGGAAGCGAAGGAAGTCCTAAAGGAATAGAATTAAGTGGAGATAATATTTTAGGAAATGCTCAACAAATTGCAAATATTATAAATGTAAATAATAAAGATGCAATTTTAGGTTCATTACCACTATTTCATGCTTTTGGAATAGTTGTAAATACATATCTTCCATTAATTGAAGGAATAAAATGTGTAGCACATCCAGATCCAACTGATGGTTTAGAAATAGCAAAATTGATTTTTAAACATAAAGTAACTTTTATGTGTGGAACTTCAACATTCTTTAGATTATATGTAAGAAATCAAAAAATTCATCCTTTAATGTTTGAAAGTTTAAGACTTGTTATTGCAGGTGCAGAAAAATTGAGAGAAGATGTAAAAATTGACTTTAAAAAACGATTTGGAAAAGATATTCTTGAAGGTTTTGGTACAACAGAAACTTCACCTGTTGCAACTTGTAATTTACCAAATGTTATGGCACCTGATTTTACAGTTCAAATTGGACAAAAAGCTGGAACAGTTGGTATGGCAATACCAGGAACAACTATAAAAATAGTAGATCCAATGAGTTTTGAAGAGTTAAAACCAAATGAAGAAGGGATGATTGTAATTTCTGGAATACAAGTAATGAAAGGTTATTTGGGAAATGAAGAAAAAACAAAAGAAGTTTTAAAAACTATAAAAGGAAAAACTTATTATATAACAGGAGATAAAGGAAAAGTTGATGAAGATGGCTTTTTAACTATTATTGATAGATATTCAAGATTTGCAAAACTTGGTGGTGAAATGGTAAGTTTGACTTCAGTTGAAGATAAAATATCAAAAATATTAGAGTTAAAAGAAGATAGTTCTGTTGATTTTATAGCAACAAATGTTGAAGATGAGAAAAAAGGTGAAAAAATAGTTTTACTTATCTCAAATATTGATGAAGATTTTGTAGCAAATTTAAAAGAGAAAATTTTAAATAATTTTGATAATAAATTAATGATTCCATCAGAGATAAAAATAGTAAAAGATATACCAAAACTTGGAAGTGGAAAAAAAGATTTTAACGCTTCAAAACTTTTAGCAAAAGGTTAA
- a CDS encoding HD domain-containing protein: MNVDRFDRSYIYYASKTKLPKTQSKELRKSIKLLLTKQKLYPLMKLIYNAGLFQAIIPVTKMLINQPQFDGYHRHPVDIHSIKTLKFAQNIEDEHVKSIFNELTNEQKMIVRLVAFFHDVGKGRKEDHHIVGEKLFKNMLKSFDFDEELIKVGANLVRYHNMMSYMATNEDIYSEKTILNLMGIVKTKDSLKMLYVVTYCDISAVGQNIFNSSTASLLKQLYYQALPAFDNQEFLKESKRRTAKQNAIKNLERYKELPMILQKKIMYISSNQIFLRMKAEDILDIAIKAKDVDSYIYKIINEAQLTIRIIRKQPLNLGYLLGKLEFLNIDSMNIYKLYDNKKAFEISFSEKIDPEDIYLIEEIIKDSFDMTKRTNLITPIIKKEDIKIDCNHTSYLASMHIVTKDQKGLIAYIAKIFDDFNVEIESAKLYTLKGMARDLLLIEKDGNFCSKREEIVNLICSKG, encoded by the coding sequence TTGAATGTTGATAGATTTGATAGATCTTATATCTATTATGCTAGTAAAACAAAATTACCAAAAACTCAATCCAAAGAGTTGAGAAAAAGTATAAAACTACTTTTAACAAAACAAAAACTATACCCTTTGATGAAACTTATTTATAATGCTGGATTATTCCAAGCAATTATTCCTGTTACAAAGATGCTGATTAATCAACCTCAATTTGATGGTTACCATCGACATCCAGTTGATATTCACTCTATAAAAACTTTAAAATTTGCACAAAATATTGAAGATGAACACGTAAAATCAATCTTTAATGAACTTACAAATGAACAAAAAATGATAGTAAGACTTGTGGCATTTTTTCATGATGTAGGAAAAGGAAGAAAAGAAGATCACCATATAGTTGGAGAAAAACTTTTTAAAAATATGTTGAAGTCTTTTGATTTTGATGAAGAACTTATAAAAGTTGGAGCAAACTTAGTAAGATATCACAATATGATGTCTTATATGGCTACAAATGAGGATATTTATTCAGAAAAAACTATTTTAAATCTTATGGGTATAGTAAAAACAAAAGATTCATTAAAAATGCTTTATGTTGTAACATATTGTGATATTTCTGCTGTTGGTCAAAATATTTTTAATAGCTCAACTGCTTCTTTACTAAAACAGTTATATTATCAAGCACTTCCAGCTTTTGATAATCAAGAATTTTTAAAAGAGAGTAAAAGAAGAACTGCAAAACAAAATGCTATAAAAAATCTTGAAAGATATAAAGAACTTCCAATGATTTTGCAAAAAAAGATTATGTATATATCTTCAAATCAAATATTTCTAAGAATGAAAGCAGAAGATATTTTAGATATAGCAATTAAAGCAAAAGATGTAGATTCATATATTTATAAAATAATAAACGAGGCTCAATTAACAATTAGAATCATTAGAAAACAACCATTAAATTTAGGTTATTTACTTGGAAAATTAGAGTTTTTAAATATAGATTCTATGAATATATATAAACTTTATGATAATAAAAAAGCTTTTGAAATCTCATTTAGTGAAAAAATAGACCCAGAAGATATATATTTAATAGAAGAGATTATCAAAGACTCTTTTGATATGACAAAAAGAACAAATTTAATAACTCCAATTATAAAAAAAGAAGACATAAAAATAGACTGTAATCATACTTCTTATCTAGCTTCTATGCATATAGTTACAAAAGACCAAAAAGGTTTAATCGCTTATATTGCTAAGATATTTGATGACTTTAATGTCGAAATAGAAAGTGCCAAACTTTATACTTTAAAAGGTATGGCAAGAGATTTACTTTTAATTGAAAAAGATGGAAATTTTTGTTCAAAACGAGAAGAAATAGTAAATCTAATTTGTAGCAAAGGTTAA
- a CDS encoding [protein-PII] uridylyltransferase family protein → MTELNIQIEELISNNATDFQISKVFKTYYKNYLDSIDTTVETTGGKDFFIKHTKHTDKFLILLYKYILRKNFGVHQPMSNSIPITLIALGSYGREQLCIYSDIDIMILYEDIKGYNLKTIIEEFITLTWDCGLKLGSRVDELKNIENVVKEDITIKSAILESRIIYGSKTLWVSYENILKKIRKTDQKEFILEKLEEHKQRLLKFPLKMEPNIKDGYGGIREANMMYWIANILYGLNNVKELAGFQFSEDEYKKYRQALEFIFQVRTALHSIARKKQDQVTFDILPDLSAKLGFKNQPRYTKDRLCMSKIISSLHIIHNFTATMIKKFTRVALFEATNIPKLKKLRYKKTFTL, encoded by the coding sequence ATGACTGAACTAAATATTCAAATCGAAGAATTAATATCAAACAATGCAACAGATTTTCAAATTTCAAAAGTATTCAAAACTTATTATAAAAACTATTTAGATTCTATTGATACAACAGTTGAGACAACTGGTGGAAAAGATTTTTTTATAAAACATACAAAACATACTGATAAATTTTTAATACTTTTATATAAATATATTTTGAGAAAAAATTTTGGTGTACACCAACCAATGAGTAACTCTATTCCAATAACTTTAATAGCATTAGGTTCTTATGGAAGAGAACAACTTTGTATATATTCTGATATTGATATTATGATTTTATATGAAGATATTAAAGGTTATAACTTAAAAACTATTATTGAAGAATTTATAACTTTAACATGGGATTGTGGTTTAAAACTTGGTTCACGTGTTGATGAATTAAAAAATATAGAAAATGTAGTAAAAGAAGATATAACAATAAAAAGTGCTATTTTAGAATCAAGAATAATTTATGGTTCAAAAACTTTATGGGTTAGTTATGAAAATATTTTAAAAAAGATAAGAAAAACTGACCAAAAAGAGTTTATTTTAGAAAAACTCGAAGAACATAAACAAAGACTTTTAAAATTCCCTTTAAAAATGGAACCAAATATCAAAGATGGTTATGGTGGAATTAGAGAAGCAAATATGATGTATTGGATAGCAAATATTTTATATGGCTTAAATAATGTAAAAGAACTTGCAGGTTTTCAATTTAGTGAAGATGAATATAAAAAATACAGACAAGCTTTAGAATTTATTTTTCAAGTAAGAACAGCTTTGCATAGTATTGCAAGAAAAAAACAAGATCAAGTTACTTTTGATATTTTGCCAGATTTAAGTGCAAAACTAGGTTTTAAAAATCAACCAAGATATACAAAAGATAGACTTTGTATGTCAAAAATAATCTCAAGTTTGCATATTATTCATAACTTCACTGCAACAATGATAAAAAAATTTACAAGAGTTGCTTTATTTGAAGCTACAAATATACCAAAACTAAAAAAACTAAGATACAAAAAAACCTTTACATTATAA
- a CDS encoding helix-turn-helix domain-containing protein — protein sequence MQEYIALDSISKEILNSAKLLQSVEVNALILGENGVGKKSLAKYILPNSKIYEAKALQKDIIDNILTLQNESIIIDRVNEITNIDIFINWIEKNQIRVIATSQASNLNQKLKDLFIITLEIPPLKNRIEDTKALINKFSQEASSILEMPLVSSSKLITNISNNTHSLRKSIYFSYLFETIGENEILTFLEKYLSENLSKNSSYKDLLYIFEVPLLKAAIKKYKSQVQVAKHLDLNRITLRKKLEVYKELL from the coding sequence ATGCAAGAATATATAGCACTGGATAGTATCTCAAAAGAGATTTTAAACTCAGCAAAACTTCTTCAATCAGTTGAAGTTAATGCTTTAATATTAGGTGAAAATGGAGTTGGTAAAAAATCTTTAGCCAAATATATATTACCAAATTCAAAAATATATGAAGCAAAAGCCTTACAAAAAGATATTATTGACAATATTTTAACTCTGCAAAATGAATCAATAATTATTGATAGAGTAAATGAAATCACAAATATTGATATATTTATAAATTGGATAGAAAAAAATCAAATAAGAGTAATAGCAACTTCACAAGCTTCAAATTTAAATCAAAAACTAAAAGATTTATTTATAATAACCTTGGAAATTCCACCTTTGAAAAATAGGATTGAAGACACCAAAGCTTTGATAAATAAATTTTCACAAGAAGCCAGTTCTATTTTAGAAATGCCTTTAGTAAGCTCTTCAAAACTTATCACAAATATCTCAAACAATACTCACAGCCTAAGAAAATCTATATATTTTTCATATCTTTTTGAAACAATTGGAGAAAATGAAATTTTAACATTTTTGGAAAAATATCTAAGCGAAAACCTATCAAAAAATAGTTCTTATAAAGATTTATTATATATTTTTGAAGTTCCTTTACTAAAAGCAGCTATAAAAAAATATAAATCTCAAGTTCAAGTTGCAAAACATCTAGATTTGAATAGAATTACATTAAGAAAAAAATTAGAAGTATATAAAGAGTTACTATGA
- a CDS encoding ankyrin repeat domain-containing protein: MLNILTNKSKFTEQDLVKELIDPTTSSEQLNKIYQNSNIDLNKIYHHDEPILHSCCKKDLYESVLWLLEHNINTEIETEQKETAIFYAIYSKDSKMLKTLVDFNANVNHINNKNRTALQESISNSNNKVIRYLLQVTKVLNNKDTNGNNLIFDAITNGNFNLIKNIVSLKKIDINEINNQGNCVLHLENVLKNNEIAMFLLESGANPTIVDRNGKSFLSYSVLNGIKNMNLIKRASFFGFDLNLKNKDNRNILMEATNHFLNLPKDDKKTVNSQAELIKELVQMNINIQAVDNDNETVFFNITRSEDRDLIHYFLNNGLNINLNKQNNIGLTPLTILVLNGIKNSDLIKLYLEKGASLNTKNKFGKTTIEILINIILHQDDKVEIEPEYKLLLVEDAQYKDILELFIKNYDVEINELNSEGEPLFFSSLLNFNFSLFKILRTRNTDLNKKDENGNNIIFRLMDLSSEHKIKNKRTYLNTIKNLINVGVNIDETNQEGSTALQVAIFNNCKDVVKLLLELRASCNLVDEKGRTLIHSCVFQDRTSFIKDIHQSNQEIINIADSFGVRPINYAAFMGKKDLVLEMLSMGALINNPHKKSPKILSFLEKYHKNILNLTIGVKDESNKANLNLLAQNMIKEFNIKTSV; this comes from the coding sequence ATGTTAAATATATTGACAAACAAATCAAAATTTACAGAACAAGATTTAGTAAAAGAACTTATAGATCCAACAACTTCATCTGAACAACTAAATAAAATATATCAAAACTCAAATATAGACCTAAATAAAATTTATCATCATGATGAACCCATTTTACATAGTTGTTGTAAAAAAGATTTATATGAATCTGTACTTTGGCTATTAGAACACAATATTAATACTGAAATTGAAACTGAACAAAAAGAGACGGCCATTTTTTACGCTATATATTCAAAAGATAGCAAAATGCTTAAAACTTTAGTTGATTTTAATGCTAATGTAAATCATATAAATAATAAGAACCGAACAGCTTTACAAGAATCAATAAGTAATTCAAATAACAAAGTAATAAGATATTTATTGCAAGTTACGAAAGTTTTAAACAATAAAGATACAAATGGAAATAATCTTATTTTTGATGCTATAACAAATGGAAACTTTAACCTCATAAAAAATATTGTATCTTTAAAAAAAATCGATATAAATGAGATAAATAATCAAGGCAATTGTGTATTACATTTAGAAAATGTTTTAAAAAACAATGAAATAGCGATGTTTTTATTGGAATCAGGAGCAAATCCTACAATAGTTGATAGAAATGGAAAAAGTTTTCTTTCTTATTCTGTTTTAAATGGAATCAAAAATATGAATCTTATAAAAAGAGCAAGTTTTTTTGGTTTTGATTTAAATTTAAAAAATAAAGATAATAGAAATATTTTAATGGAAGCAACAAATCATTTTTTAAATCTTCCAAAAGATGATAAAAAAACAGTAAATAGTCAAGCAGAACTAATAAAAGAGTTAGTTCAAATGAATATCAATATTCAAGCAGTGGATAATGATAATGAAACTGTTTTTTTCAATATTACAAGAAGTGAAGATAGAGATTTGATTCACTATTTTTTAAATAATGGATTAAACATTAATTTAAACAAACAAAATAATATTGGATTAACTCCTTTAACTATTTTAGTTTTAAATGGAATAAAAAATAGTGATTTGATTAAACTGTATTTGGAAAAAGGTGCAAGTTTAAATACAAAAAACAAATTTGGAAAAACAACAATAGAAATTTTAATAAATATAATTTTACATCAAGACGATAAAGTTGAGATTGAACCAGAATACAAACTTTTATTGGTTGAAGATGCACAATATAAAGATATTTTAGAACTATTTATAAAAAATTATGATGTTGAAATAAATGAATTAAATTCAGAAGGTGAACCTTTGTTTTTTTCTTCACTTTTAAATTTTAATTTCTCTTTATTTAAAATATTAAGAACAAGAAATACAGATTTGAATAAAAAAGATGAAAATGGAAATAATATAATTTTCAGATTAATGGATTTGAGTTCTGAACACAAAATAAAAAATAAAAGAACTTACCTAAATACAATAAAAAACTTAATAAATGTTGGTGTTAATATTGATGAAACAAATCAAGAAGGTTCTACTGCTTTACAAGTTGCGATTTTTAATAATTGTAAAGATGTAGTAAAACTTTTATTAGAATTAAGAGCTTCTTGTAATTTAGTTGATGAAAAAGGAAGAACTTTAATCCATAGTTGTGTTTTCCAAGATAGAACTTCTTTTATAAAAGATATTCATCAATCTAACCAAGAGATTATAAATATAGCAGACTCTTTTGGAGTAAGACCAATAAATTATGCCGCATTTATGGGGAAAAAAGATTTAGTTCTTGAAATGTTATCAATGGGTGCTTTAATAAATAATCCTCATAAAAAATCACCAAAGATTTTATCTTTTCTTGAAAAATATCATAAAAATATATTAAATCTTACTATTGGTGTAAAAGATGAATCTAATAAGGCAAACTTGAACCTACTTGCACAAAATATGATAAAAGAGTTTAATATAAAAACATCTGTTTAG